Genomic window (Aquipuribacter hungaricus):
CGCGACGGCGACGGCGCGCGCGGACGAGGCCGCCGCGGTGCTGGGGCTGCCCGGGACTCAGCCGGCCCAGGAGCTGTAGCGCAGCAGCTGCCCGCCGGGCCCGAAGACGCCCGTCGTCACGTACACGGCACCGCGCCGGTCGACCTCGACCGCCCCGGGCGAGTCCAGCGGCACCGAGCTGCGCCCGCCGTCGGGGGCGATGCGCGTGAGCTGGCCGCCGAACAGCTCGACGACGTAGACCGTGCCGTCGTCGGCGACCGCGACGTCCACCGCGCCCGAGAAGCCCTCGGCCCACCGCTCGGCCTCGCCCGTCCGCGGGTCGACGCGGTACACCGCCCCGGTCCCGGGCGCCTCGGGGAAGCCGGGCAACGACGACACGTAGTACGTGCCGTCGGGGCCGCGCTCGACGTCGGTCGGCACCGGCTCCCCCGTGAAGGTCTCGCCGACGCAGCCGGCCAGCGTCTCCGGCGGGAGCTGCTGCTCCGGCGGCACGCCCTCGTTGAACTGCGCGATGAGCCCCTGTCGCTGCTCCTCGCCGAACTCCACCTCGACGGGCGGCAGCACCGCGACGGTGCTCGTCCGCCCGCCGGCGGACACCCGGACGATCGCGTTGGCGGCCGCGTCGGCGACGACGCGGGCGCCGCCGTCCACGAGCACCTTGTACGGGTTGGACTCGACGATGCCGGTGTACGGCCCCAGGCCGAGCGCGCCGGCCTCGCCGAGGCAGGCCTCGGACGCCCCGACGAAGCCGTACACCGCGCCGCCGTCGGGGTTGGTCGCCGTCTCGTGGTCGATGAGCGAGCCGAGCACCTTCTGCCCGCCGCGGCTGTCGACGCGCGCGACCGAGAACGGCGCCGGGGAGCCTCCCTCGGGCGGGGCAGACAGGGTGACCGTCAGCGTGCCGCGCCCCGTCGCGTCGACGCCGCCGACCGCCCCCTGGGTGACCGTGCGCGTCGCGCCGTCGGCCGAGACCTCGGTGAGGCGTCCGGCGAACTGCTCCGCGACGTAGGCCGTGCCGTCCCTGGCCACCGAGAGCGAGAGCGCGCCGACCAGGCCCTCGGCGAGGACCTCCGGCTCCACGGGGCCCGACCGTGCCGGGGCGGCCAGGGCCGGTCCGGCCAGGGCGAGCGCCGGGGCGCAGGCGAGCGCCACGGCCCAG
Coding sequences:
- a CDS encoding ScyD/ScyE family protein: MTARPRTWAVALACAPALALAGPALAAPARSGPVEPEVLAEGLVGALSLSVARDGTAYVAEQFAGRLTEVSADGATRTVTQGAVGGVDATGRGTLTVTLSAPPEGGSPAPFSVARVDSRGGQKVLGSLIDHETATNPDGGAVYGFVGASEACLGEAGALGLGPYTGIVESNPYKVLVDGGARVVADAAANAIVRVSAGGRTSTVAVLPPVEVEFGEEQRQGLIAQFNEGVPPEQQLPPETLAGCVGETFTGEPVPTDVERGPDGTYYVSSLPGFPEAPGTGAVYRVDPRTGEAERWAEGFSGAVDVAVADDGTVYVVELFGGQLTRIAPDGGRSSVPLDSPGAVEVDRRGAVYVTTGVFGPGGQLLRYSSWAG